CACCTCACTCTTCATTCACTCGCAACATCGTTACAGGGACACTATGACCCGTTGGTTTAAAGGCCTACTCATTGCGTTTGGTATCGCATTGACGATAACCGCTGCTGCAGCGCTGTTCGTTTCGCAGCAGGTCCAAAAGGCGTTAACCGCTGAATTAAGGATTGATGCAACGACCGAAGTTACCATTGCACCAGGGCAATCAGTGCGGCAGTTATTACTGCAGTGGCAACAGCGCGGATGGATCGACTCTGAATTGTGGCTGCGCTTGGCGTTAAAGCTTAAGCCACAATTGGCTGGCATTAAGGCTGGTACCTACCACTTAGCGGATGATTTGACCGTAGAACAGGCGTTACAGCACCTTAAAGAGGGTGTTGAAGCACAATTTAGTATCACTTTAGTGGAAGGCGGTACCATCAAAGAGTGGTTAGCCCAGATCCAGCAGCACCCACGCTTGGTGCACACCATATCATCGGTTCAAGAACTTACGGCGGCGTTAGATATTGATGACGCCAATCCAGAAGGGTGGTTCTATCCAGACACATACTCCTACAGTGTTGGCAGCAGCGACGTCGACCTGCTTAGTCGTGCTCATCAGCGAATGCAGCAAGCTGTAACAACAACCTGGGCCGAACGACAGCAAGATCTGCCGCTAAAGTCCGCCTATGAACTGCTGATTCTCGCCTCGATTATCGAGAAGGAAACCGCGGTTGCCGCTGAGCGCCCGCTGGTCTCGTCGGTATTCATTAATCGCCTTAACAAAGGGATGCGATTACAAACCGATCCCACCGTAATTTATGGCTTGGGGGACAGTTACCACGGTGACATTACCCGCAAGCACTTGAAAACAACCACTCCATACAATACCTACCGTATTGATGGGCTAACTCCGACGCCGATTGCCAACCCCTCGTTGGCTTCACTTCAGGCGGCAGCAGCACCACAGGCAAGTAAATACCTGTACTTTGTTGCCAACGGTGAGGGTGGTCACACCTTTAGCTTGAACCTGAAAGATCACAATCGCGCGGTACAGCGTTACCTAAAAATGAATAAATAATGACTGGCACATTTATCGTAATTGAAGGGCTCGAAGGAGCCGGTAAGAGCAGCGCGGTGGCGTTGGTTAATGACTTTCTAGTGAAACGCTTTCCCCAGCGTGAGATCGTTAATACCCGTGAACCCGGTGGCACGCCATTGGCCGAGGAGATCCGCGAGATCTGGAAACAACCACGGCAAGAACCGATGGCACCAATCACTGAATTGCTGATGGTATACGCCTGTCGTGCGCAATTGGTGGAAACGGTAATTAAACCGGCCCTTGAACGCGGTGCGGTTGTTCTTGGCGACCGCCATAACCTTAGCTCTGTGGCATACCAAGGTGGCGGTCGTCACTTGTCGGAGCAGGTAGAGGCGTTATCGAACATCACCTTAGGTGAGTTTAAACCAACGCTGACGCTGTATCTCGATATTGAACCATCAATTGGATTAGAGCGAGCACGCCAGCGTGGTGCCTTGGATCGCATTGAGCTGGAACAGCTAAGCTTTTTCGAGCGGGCACGACAGTGCTACCTCGTCGCTGCAGAAAACGACAGTGCTATTGTAACCATCGATGCGTCACAACCGATTGAAGCGGTTCAAGCGGATATCATCAGCGCTTTGGAGCAGTCCCTTTGATTAAGCTGCCGCACCGACTGGAACAAGCTCCTTGGTTAACAACGCCATGGCACGAATGGCTGCAGCGGCGGCAATTGGGTCGACTTGGCCATGCACTGTTGTTACAAGGACCAGACGGCTGCGGCAAAGAGATTCTATCGGAACAGATCCTGACCGCACTTCTGTGTGACAGCGGCGATGGCTGTGGTTTTTGTCGTCACTGTCAGTTATTGAAAGCCGGCCATCATCCGGATCGTATCGATATCGGCCCAGACGGAAACCAAATTAAGATTGAGGCGATACGTGCATTGATCAGCCGTTTGGAAGGGACAGCCCATCAAGGTGGGGCACGAGTGGTGGTGATTGACCAAGCTGAAAAGCTCAACGGGGCAGCTGCTAACGCTTTGCTAAAGACCTTAGAAGAACCCATGGATGGTGTCTATTTATTGCTGCTTTGCAGTGCGCCAGAACGGTTATTGCCTACCATTACCAGCCGTTGTCAGCGGTTAGTAGTTGCGATGCCGACGTTAACTCAAACCAATGAATTTATTGGAGAAGCTTCACTAAAACTCGGAAACTGGCCTTATTGGCAAGCGTTACTTGGAGGGCCGTTGGCAATGAAAGCGGCTATTGATAGCGATAATATTGCCACCATTACCCAATGGCGAAAATGGTGGCGAGCCAGTCTTAAAAGCGGTTTAGTCGAACCCCAACTTGCTGCTGTTGATAGTGAGTCGGCGGCGTTAGTGTTAAAAGTCCTTTATTACGAACTGCTGTTTATTGGCCGCTCAAGACCGCAATGGTTAGCTGAGCATTATTCAGCGATTCAGCAAGTTATCGAAAAAATATCTTGGTTAGAACGGCAGTCCGGCATTAATCTAGTGGCAGTGTTTCAACAGCTAATTACCGCAATTCGGCAAAAAGCCCAGTAAATTGCGTGTTTTACAAGGATGTTTATGGTCGCGTTAGAGGCCCAGTTTGTCACCAGTACCCAATTGTATCGGGCTTATATGCCGTTTATTCGCTTTGGCGCCTTGTTCTTTGTGACCAGCAAAGAGTTTCAATTGGGTGAACTGCTTTCAGTTCGGTATCAGATCCCCGGTGATTTGCAATGGCATGCCTTTGAGGGGCCAGTGGTTTGGTGTAATCCGCTGGGTTCGCAAGGGGGGCGCCCGCCGGGAGTTGGCGTCGCGTTTCAACACGAAAATAACCAACATCGAGATCTAATAGAGAAAGCGCTTGTGGGCGAAATGACCTCAGGCCAACTTACTTCAACGATGTAATCCCACGCCAAACTAGATCCAACAAGCAAATGTCATTACCCTGTGCGCATTACGTAATTTTGTTGGATTTCCCCTGTGTTAATTGACTCCCACTGCCACCTTGATCGCCTTATCGAAGGCGATGATGCTACTTCACTAAAGCCGGTATTGGACGCCGCTAAACAAGCTGGTGTTGAAAAAATGCTATGCGTTTCAGTGAGTCAAAAGGGGTATGAACGGATGAAACAGGTTGTTGCTCCCTATACCCAAGTAGCAATCTCCTGTGGCGTTCATCCCTTAGACGTCAAAGACGGTTATGATAAAGCATGGTTGGCTCAACACGCTGATGACCCGCAAGTTGTCGCTATTGGCGAAACCGGTTTGGATTACTACTACGATAAAGATAACGTTGCCGAGCAGCAGCAAGCCTTTATTGACCATATTAAAGTAGCTAAGCAACTCAATAAGCCTGTGATTATCCATACCCGAGACGCTAAGCAAGACACGTTGCAAATGTTGCGCGAACATGGCCCCGTGACTGGGGTATTGCACTGTTTTACCGAAGATTGGGCGATGGCCAAAGAAGCAATTGAGTTGGGTATGTACATCTCAATTTCTGGCATCGTTACTTTTAAAAATGCTGAGCAGATCCGCGATGTAGTGCGTAATATGCCACTTGATCGATTGTTAGTGGAAACCGACTCGCCGTATCTTGCGCCGGTGCCATATCGCGGTAAATCCAATCAGCCTGCGTATGTGCGTGAAGTGGCGCAATATGTTGCTGACTTAAAGCAGATCCGCTACGAAGAACTGTGCCAGATCACCGCCGCCAATTATCATCGATTGTTTCCACTAGCGAAGTAGATTTGTTAGGCAAAAAAGGCTGTGTCGTAGTTAGCTGTTGAGGTTTATATCTAGCCTTCGGCTGCACCGATTGCGGT
The genomic region above belongs to Ferrimonas lipolytica and contains:
- the holB gene encoding DNA polymerase III subunit delta' — protein: MIKLPHRLEQAPWLTTPWHEWLQRRQLGRLGHALLLQGPDGCGKEILSEQILTALLCDSGDGCGFCRHCQLLKAGHHPDRIDIGPDGNQIKIEAIRALISRLEGTAHQGGARVVVIDQAEKLNGAAANALLKTLEEPMDGVYLLLLCSAPERLLPTITSRCQRLVVAMPTLTQTNEFIGEASLKLGNWPYWQALLGGPLAMKAAIDSDNIATITQWRKWWRASLKSGLVEPQLAAVDSESAALVLKVLYYELLFIGRSRPQWLAEHYSAIQQVIEKISWLERQSGINLVAVFQQLITAIRQKAQ
- a CDS encoding TatD family hydrolase — protein: MLIDSHCHLDRLIEGDDATSLKPVLDAAKQAGVEKMLCVSVSQKGYERMKQVVAPYTQVAISCGVHPLDVKDGYDKAWLAQHADDPQVVAIGETGLDYYYDKDNVAEQQQAFIDHIKVAKQLNKPVIIHTRDAKQDTLQMLREHGPVTGVLHCFTEDWAMAKEAIELGMYISISGIVTFKNAEQIRDVVRNMPLDRLLVETDSPYLAPVPYRGKSNQPAYVREVAQYVADLKQIRYEELCQITAANYHRLFPLAK
- the mltG gene encoding endolytic transglycosylase MltG, whose translation is MTRWFKGLLIAFGIALTITAAAALFVSQQVQKALTAELRIDATTEVTIAPGQSVRQLLLQWQQRGWIDSELWLRLALKLKPQLAGIKAGTYHLADDLTVEQALQHLKEGVEAQFSITLVEGGTIKEWLAQIQQHPRLVHTISSVQELTAALDIDDANPEGWFYPDTYSYSVGSSDVDLLSRAHQRMQQAVTTTWAERQQDLPLKSAYELLILASIIEKETAVAAERPLVSSVFINRLNKGMRLQTDPTVIYGLGDSYHGDITRKHLKTTTPYNTYRIDGLTPTPIANPSLASLQAAAAPQASKYLYFVANGEGGHTFSLNLKDHNRAVQRYLKMNK
- the tmk gene encoding dTMP kinase encodes the protein MTGTFIVIEGLEGAGKSSAVALVNDFLVKRFPQREIVNTREPGGTPLAEEIREIWKQPRQEPMAPITELLMVYACRAQLVETVIKPALERGAVVLGDRHNLSSVAYQGGGRHLSEQVEALSNITLGEFKPTLTLYLDIEPSIGLERARQRGALDRIELEQLSFFERARQCYLVAAENDSAIVTIDASQPIEAVQADIISALEQSL
- a CDS encoding PilZ domain-containing protein, whose product is MVALEAQFVTSTQLYRAYMPFIRFGALFFVTSKEFQLGELLSVRYQIPGDLQWHAFEGPVVWCNPLGSQGGRPPGVGVAFQHENNQHRDLIEKALVGEMTSGQLTSTM